From the Fusobacterium ulcerans ATCC 49185 genome, the window TATCTTCAAGAGAGAATGAGATTATCAACAACAACAATAGTTGGAATAGGTTGGATGATATATGGAGGATTCTATATTTTAAGACACTCCAAAATCTTAGATTTCTTGATTGTTCCAGCAGTAATTTCTGGATTAATAATGATTTTTCCAGGGACAAAGGAGTATTCAAAAACATTGATACTTGTGATACCACTCATTTTTATCTTGGTATCTAGTTGTAATGAAAAAATGAAAATAGCAAAAACGGAAAGAATAAAAAGAATAACTAGAGGAGCAGAGATCACTGCTTTTATTCAAGCGATAGTAGTTAGCAGTACACTTTTTAGATATAATTATTATGACCCATATATAGTTAATGGAATAATACTTGCAATAGCATTAGGACTGCTCTATAAAATATTTGCTGGAAAAAACTATTTTGCATTTTTTATTATAGCTGTATTAGTAGGGTTTTTAAGTTTCTTCTGTTTGGGTGCGTATGGAGTAAACTTAGGAATAATGCTGATTTTATTATATATGTACAGAGATGAAAAATATATGATAGGAGCAGCAGTAATATTTTTAGGAGGAGAAATATCATTTTATTACTATAGCCTTCATATAACACTTCTTGAAAAATCTTATCTTATGATAAAAAGTGGGGCTTTATTATTTCTTGGATTTCTCATTTTATCTAAAATTACCTGTAAAGCAATGGAGAGGGGGGAAGAGCTATGAAAAAAATACTTGTAGTACTTAATCTCTTATTATTGATGATAGCTTTTGGGTATTCAGTAGTAAAAGAGGAGAGAAATTTAAAACAAAAAACTTTCTATATAAAAACAGCTCCTGTTGATCCTCGTTCTTTAATACAGGGAGATTATATGATTCTTAATTATGATATTACAGAGTCAGCCAGAGGAGAAGCAAGAAATTTAAGAAAAGGATATATAAGAGTTAGGCTAAATAATTTGAAAGTAGCTGAATTCATGGAAGTTAGTAAAGAATATCTTCCATCATCTGATAATGAACTTTCTATTCAGTTTCATCAAAATGATTCTACTATAGATATAGGTGTTAATTCATATTTATTTCAGGAGGGAACTGGAAATAGATTTCAAAGAGCACAGTATGCAGAAGTTATAGAATTGAAAAGTGGTAAACTAAGATTAAAACATTTATTAGACAAAGACTTCAATATAATAAAATAAGAAAAAGGCAGTTAAAATTTATAAAAGTTTTAACTGCCTTCTTTTTAACTTTGAGTGTTAGTAAAATAATCAGGGTGAATAAGAACTAATTTTTTTAGATATCCTTCAACTCTTTCATAGTTTTGCTGTGTATATGATACTAGTTTATCAACTGCTTTATTTCTTATATTTTCAGCAACTTCTCTATGATCTTTTATAAAAAATTCTCCATAAAGCTGTTCCTCAAGATAAAGATTTAAAAAACGGTTATATTGAATATTGTTTAAACGAAGTATTTTCCAAACAAAACTAAATCCATTGTATTCAAATATAGCTGAGTGGAACATATTATCATAGTCAAAAATTACAGTGCGAAAATTTTTGCTATTTTTATATTTATTTTCAGCCTCATCTAATATTTTATCAAGTTTATCAGCTAAGGGTTTAGTATCTTTTGTAGCGCACATATTAACTAAAACCTCTTTTTCTGCGATGCATCTTAGAAACCTACTTTCTATTATCTGTTGATAATCAATAAGAACAACACGTGTCTTTTTTTTAGGTTGCACTTCAACCAAACCTTCATGATCCAATACCGAAATAGCTTCTCTGATAGGGCTTCTGCTTACATTAAATATTTGCTGTAATTTAGGCTCACTGATTGCTTCACCAGGTTTTATAGTAGCTCTAATAATACTTTCTCTAAGAGAACGGTATATAAAATCACGATTATTTTCATTTTCATATCTATCAAATTTAAAAATTTCCATACCCAAGTCTCCATTCCCTATTGATGATTTTATTTTTATATTACATATATTAACATAAAACTTTTAAATAATACACTAAAAAAATCTATGTATAGCATAAAGGAAGAAAAATAATCTAGAATTTTAAATTCTATATAAAAATAATAGCCTGCTTATACAGCAGACTATTATCAATATTTAAGGGTAAGGATATTATGACAATAAATATTTTTATTGTTTGACTTTTTCAAATCCAATGTTAATAGCTTTTTCGTTCAGAATAAATAATTTTTCTTTTCCATGAAGTTTTTCTTTTAAAGTTTCAAAAGCTTCCTCTTTAGTAAAATCATTTGTAACCTTTGCAAATGCTCCAAGCATTACTGTATTTAAAACTTTCATATTTCCTAATTCAGTAGCTAGATCAGTAGCAGGAATATAGCAGACATTTACATCCTTTCTAGAAGTAGTTTTATTTTTTACTATGGAAGATTCAATCATTATCATTCCTCCAGGAATTACTTCATTTTCAAACTTATGTAAGGATACTTCATTCATTGCTATAAGAATATCTATTCCATGTTTAATTATAGGAGAACCAATTGGTTCATCTGAATAAATTACTGAACAGTTAGCAGTTCCTCCACGCATTTCTGCTCCATAGGAAGGAATCCATGTTACATTTAATCCACGATTCATTTGTATAAGAGCTATTATTTGACCTAGTGTCAGAACTCCTTGACCACCAAATCCTGCAAAAATTATTTTCTTTTTCATAATTATCTCTCACCTCGTACATCTTTGTAAATTCCCAGAGGAAAATAATGTAGCATTTCATTTTTACACCATTCAATAGCATCTTTAGGAGATAATCCCCATCCCACATTACATGTTCCTACAATTTCAATTAGAGAAAATCCTTTTCCTTCTTTTTGGCATTTAAAAGCATTAGAGATTGCTTTTTTTGCTTTAATAACATTTGCAGGAGTAGTTAGAGTAACTCTCTCTATATAGGTAGCTGAAGGAATTTGAGCTAAAACTTCACACATTTTAATTGGCAATCCAGCTGTTTTAGGATCTCTTCCATAAGGAGAAGTTGTAGTTTTTTGTCCTTCCAAAGTAGTTGGAGCCATTTGTCCACCAGTCATTCCATAGATAGCGTTATTCATAAAAATTATAGTAATATTCTCTCCTCTTACAGCAGCACTCATTGTTTCTCCTAAACCAATACTGGCAAGATCTCCATCTCCTTGATAAGTAAAAACAAGGGTATTTTTATCAGAAATTGATCTTTTTATTCCAGTGGCAACGGCTGGAGCTCTTCCATGAGCAGCTTCTACAGCATCTATATTAAAGTATTCATAACTTAATACAGAACATCCAACTGAAGATACACACACAGAACTATCCAGCTCATTCATCTCTTCTAAGACTTCTGCAACAAGACGATGAGCAATTCCATGGGTACATCCAGGACAATAATGAGTTTCTTTCTCTGTAAGCCCCTTAGTTCTTTTAAAAATAATTTCCCCCATGTTATTTCACCTCTTTATAGTATTTTTCTATAGCATTAGCCACTTCTTCACTGTCAAATAAATTTCCTCCACATCTCCCATAGAAACCTACTTCATATTTGCCAGCAACTCCAATTTTTACATCTTGAATCATTTGACCCATACTAAGTTCAATTGACATAACAGCTTTACAAGATTCAGAAATATTTTTAAAGGCAGCATATGGGAAAGGCCATAAAGTAATAGGGCGTATCAGTCCAGCTTTTATCCCTTTTTTTCTTAAATCATTTATAGCATTTTTAACTATACGAGCAGATGTTCCATAAGATGCAATGATTATTTCAGCATCATCTACTAAATAGAGTTCAACCTCAGTTTCATTTTTTTCAATTTCATCATATTTTTTAAATAATTTTTGATTATGATTTTCGCAAGTATCAGTGTCTAAATAAATAGAAGTAATTATATGATGATCTTTTCTGCCTTTTTTTCCTGTGATAGTCCAGCTGGACTTGTCGATTGAAGGGAAAGTAATATCTTTAATTTCTACTCCTTCCATCATTTGAGCTATAGTTCCATCTAATAGGAGCATCACAGGATTTCTATATTTATCAGCTATATAAAAAGCTTTTTGTGTTAGGTCAGAAAGTTCTTGAAGATTATAAGGAGCATATACTATGACATGATAATCTCCATTTCCCCCACCTCTTGTAGCTTGAAAATAATCTGATTGAGCAGGTTGTATACTTCCTAAACCAGGCCCTCCCCTACTTACACTTCCAATTACACAAGGAAGTTCAGCTCCACAACAGTATGCAATCCCTTCCT encodes:
- a CDS encoding 2-oxoacid:acceptor oxidoreductase family protein, which produces MKKKIIFAGFGGQGVLTLGQIIALIQMNRGLNVTWIPSYGAEMRGGTANCSVIYSDEPIGSPIIKHGIDILIAMNEVSLHKFENEVIPGGMIMIESSIVKNKTTSRKDVNVCYIPATDLATELGNMKVLNTVMLGAFAKVTNDFTKEEAFETLKEKLHGKEKLFILNEKAINIGFEKVKQ
- a CDS encoding GDYXXLXY domain-containing protein — its product is MKKILVVLNLLLLMIAFGYSVVKEERNLKQKTFYIKTAPVDPRSLIQGDYMILNYDITESARGEARNLRKGYIRVRLNNLKVAEFMEVSKEYLPSSDNELSIQFHQNDSTIDIGVNSYLFQEGTGNRFQRAQYAEVIELKSGKLRLKHLLDKDFNIIK
- a CDS encoding 3-methyl-2-oxobutanoate dehydrogenase subunit VorB, producing the protein MKKKLMKGSEVLGASAIKAGCLHFFGYPITPQNEIPEYMSKELPKIEGGVFVQAESEVAAINMVYGSASTGVRCMTSSSSPGIALKQEGIAYCCGAELPCVIGSVSRGGPGLGSIQPAQSDYFQATRGGGNGDYHVIVYAPYNLQELSDLTQKAFYIADKYRNPVMLLLDGTIAQMMEGVEIKDITFPSIDKSSWTITGKKGRKDHHIITSIYLDTDTCENHNQKLFKKYDEIEKNETEVELYLVDDAEIIIASYGTSARIVKNAINDLRKKGIKAGLIRPITLWPFPYAAFKNISESCKAVMSIELSMGQMIQDVKIGVAGKYEVGFYGRCGGNLFDSEEVANAIEKYYKEVK
- a CDS encoding GntR family transcriptional regulator, whose product is MEIFKFDRYENENNRDFIYRSLRESIIRATIKPGEAISEPKLQQIFNVSRSPIREAISVLDHEGLVEVQPKKKTRVVLIDYQQIIESRFLRCIAEKEVLVNMCATKDTKPLADKLDKILDEAENKYKNSKNFRTVIFDYDNMFHSAIFEYNGFSFVWKILRLNNIQYNRFLNLYLEEQLYGEFFIKDHREVAENIRNKAVDKLVSYTQQNYERVEGYLKKLVLIHPDYFTNTQS
- a CDS encoding thiamine pyrophosphate-dependent enzyme — translated: MGEIIFKRTKGLTEKETHYCPGCTHGIAHRLVAEVLEEMNELDSSVCVSSVGCSVLSYEYFNIDAVEAAHGRAPAVATGIKRSISDKNTLVFTYQGDGDLASIGLGETMSAAVRGENITIIFMNNAIYGMTGGQMAPTTLEGQKTTTSPYGRDPKTAGLPIKMCEVLAQIPSATYIERVTLTTPANVIKAKKAISNAFKCQKEGKGFSLIEIVGTCNVGWGLSPKDAIEWCKNEMLHYFPLGIYKDVRGER